AGTGTCAAGTTTGTTTTTCAGGTATCTACTGTATGAAAATCGTTTTAAGTGAAAGACAAGAATCTCGGGCAACTTCCACAAGTCAAGCTTCTTTGTAGCTTGCCTGTGTTCCTTGCATCTAGGGCAGTACCTAatttgaaaagggaaaaaaaaaaaaaaaaaaagtaaagcgGCAATATCCCTCAAAGCAAAGCTCACGGTAGTATAGTATGAATCCATTTCAAAAACACGAAGCAAATCTTACCACATGTCATCTGGTCCCAGAGGTTCTTCCGTCAAGAATGCCTCCAagcaagaaaacaaagaaatagcTTCTTGCCTGGTTTTCTTCGAAGTGAATCCAGTTTTGTGAACTTCCGGGAGATCCTTCAGATAGTTAGAATCATAcaattcattttctctctcagtCCAATCAAGAAAAACTCTTATAAGTTTGCTGGGCTTTATAAAAGAAGCCTTCCCAATGGGTTCAGAACTTTCGGTAGTTAAAACAAGTTGGAAAGATGACTCCCCGCATGATGTTCCCGCTTGTTCTTTGCTTCCAATTGTTAGACTCTGTGATTCGCAGTGAGTATTGGAGATGATTGGTTGTTCATCACTGCCAGCTGAGACGAAACCATTTTCCTTACCATCATGAGACTTGGTTGAAGAATATGCTCTTCTTAAAGGTGCCAACAATTGACGTACAGAAGCCTCAATGTTGGCTCCAAATTGAGGATCTTCTGCCAAATAAGTAACCAATGGGGTTCCGAAGGGCTTCCTTTCTCCACCCTTCATACTGTCCAATGAACATCAAGGTAAttcaaaaaatcaaatcaaacagtAATAAAGTAATTGAAATATAATCATAGTTGTCTAATTCGGTGAACCAAAAACAACTTGGTGAAATGTCTATAAGCAGTTGAGGAATCATGCTATGGCAGATTGCCTACGCTAAGCCACAAATGGTTATTTATACCATACTAACTCCTATAAGATAGTGGTGATATCCTGAGTAATACTTACTAACTTGCATGGTACCTGCAAGACTCCATAGTACTTAAATCGCCCAATAATggacaaaatagaaaaaaaaaaaaaaaaaaaaaaaaaaaaaaaaaaccacaaaatataaaggaaatGAACGCATCCAGAGACAGTTGATATTAATCATCATTAAAAATCTATGGATTACTCATTCCCATCTCTGGAAGAGATTAACAGATTAATGAAAATTGTGGTGTAACCAATAAATTACTTCCAAGGGGAAAAATCTATTTACGCACTTTCTTTTGCAAAATTGCAACAGAACGAGCTACCAACAATATTACTCAGTTAAAAGGGAACCCTAAGAATACATTGACCAAAAAGTTAGGAAATGTCTGGAAAGATGATTGCAAAAATTCTATCAAATTTGAAATGGATGGATATATAGTTGCTTGAATTGAagacttttaaatttaaatacattttatttgaataaaacaattcaaattccttgtattttattctttgtctggataaagttatataattcCCATCATatgtaaaatttcatttttaaatatttatctttcaAAAATCCTGTAAAGGAGAAATGGAGAGGGAGAAGGGAAGTAGAGTAGTGTGGAAGAAAGAGAGTACAGATGTGCAGGAAAGAAAGGGAGCCAAGCATAAGATACTAAAGGAGAGTGAGGGTGAGGTGCAGAAAAGAAATGGACAGAGGCATGCAAGAGAAGAAAGGGAAATGAGAGAGATAACCACAGGAGAGATTGGGGTAGAGAGCTGCAGAAGAGAGACTTAAGAAatgagggagagaaagagaagcCCAAAAGAAGAATGGGACAAAGATGGTGAAGCGTACAGTGAAGAAAGAGGGCGAATCAAAACTTTGAGATGGATAAGGTGATACTGACGTTATTTGAAATCCCTacaatttacttttgaaaaaacctataaaattccgatcaatttcaaaaatgctTAAGCTTTCGGTATCCATTCTAGTCTTTGATATGTGAGATTTTAAATCCACTTAAGAGAATTCCTCTCTAAAAACTTCACATCAAAACACTATAACCCATCCTAGACAAAAATAACTCATAATTCGGTAACCATGAAGCATTAAGGCTTCGTGCCAACACACTAAAAGAGGTAAACTTACTTGTCTGCCCATCGGTGTATTACTTCAAGTTTTGTTTCGCTAGCTCCACTTTTAATTCGATACGCCACGATGTGTTCATCATCCTTTATTGAATTCAATGATTCTGTTGGATCTAGATATCGATAAATCCTATGATCATAAACCTAAGAGATAGACATAAATCATCAATCACTGAaatcaaaaccaagaaaaagtAACTTTTATGAGAAGCACTCACTTCTGCAAGCAAAAGCATTTCATCATTCTTCAAGCAACATGAAGTGCCTAATGCTTGGCAAAGATCTCTACAGGAACCATGCTTCAGAACTGTCACGGTGTATGGCATTGGAAGACCACTCCCATCACAATAGAAGACAGTTACTACCATTGTGCGACTGACAGTGGAAGGTAGTGGCAATGATAAGTACATGAATGGATCGAAAGTGATTGAAATTTTTTCACATACTGGACAAACCAACGTTGACTTGTATTGACCCTGATCATTTTAttgtagaaaaattaaaaaaaaaaatgccacGCTTAGTAAAGGTAAGCACAATGAAATTAAAGTTGAAACTCAAGCTTCTATAGAAAATACAgttaaaattgatagaaattcGAGAAGGCTTACTGAGAAGGGGAAAAAAACTTGAgaacaaaacaaattataaactaaaattgaatacagtaaaacatatataaaatatagtgAGTAATAATTCATGACTACTTCTCTTCACTTCTTGTGTCAAAACAGGGGAGGGAAGAAAAGTGAAAACAGGGCAGAAATTTAAACAGTTAACTAAAGCAAAAGACGACTAGTGGAGGATCAATTCTAATGCAGCAAGTGCCAATGAAAAAACATGGACATATACTCACCTGGCATACATCAACAATCAATGAATCATTCCGAGCCATATGATTTTTCCAACACTCAGAAGCAACCTCCTCATCTGGCCTACCGTCCGAATCCTTCATTTCAATGTAAGGCTTTTGTTTCACACGATTCAAATCTTCATGCAGACCATCCAATAAAAAGGCAAGCAATTCCTAAAGaaataaatccaataataagagaacatacaacaacaataaaaatgcTGAAGTTCAATTTTTGTGAACAAGTTCAAACAACTAAAAGCTTTCACTGAACGAAATTCAAGCAATCATCAAAGTTTCTTATGTGCAACTTCAACGCTAAACCAGATTCCCAGGTAGGATTCTGCCAATGCAAGttatgcaaaagaaaaagataagttacgtaagaaaacaaaaaattaactgAGTTAGTCTCATCCCTCTCAACTGTGCCTGAAACAGATGACCAAAGATGTTGTCGCATTACCCATGGAAACAGTGAATGGTCGACATAAGGGATTTCATATTACAGAAAGATTGGTGGAAGAATGTCTAAAGTTGGCCGAATGTTGCAAAAGTAGACAGCATTCCAGTATTAAGTAATAACAGCACTTGAGTTTATACCTGACAGTAATCACAAAAATAAGGAACTTTGACAATTTGCATAAACTAACCTGAGAATCATGCTGGTTGTAACCACTGAATTGTGGAGCAAATCGAGCCAATTTGCTCTTGAATGCACGGGGTGGAATGGCAGTTCGCCCTGAAGACCAAAGTTTTCTCAACAAGTCACCAAACGCAAGTGCTAACTCACCCTACATACCAGCCACATGTAACAATTTcagaattaatttaaatgttgaaAATGCCTTCAAAGCAAAGTCATAAATGATACATTACTTTTAGacttaaaacatgtttttagttccAGTAAAATGAACGAGTTTCAATTTTGGTCCCTAGAAAAGAGTTTGTTTTAGTCcccttaaaattgaaatgattgtTTATGAACCCTACCTAGTACTATATTACACTCATTAACTGCTTATGTGTTGAACTAAATGACAAATAAGCATCCCAGGTGTCACTCAATGGTGCATGTAACACAATGACAACATACGacatttctaaaaatatttatgatcctaaaataatactttttatcaaattttgaaaagatgaaaatcaaagaaaaatgttttacaggactaaaataaaaactaattcatTTTGTAAGAAGTAACAAtatagttttcaaattttagaaaaaaataaaataaattttcatctaTTCCCTATTTCTATAACCTGtagaagagtaaaaaaaaaaatacatataaactAATTTGAATGGTTGCGTACATGCATTCCTAATGGATTTTCCATGTTGATTTCATCACTGTAATCCTGCAAGAAATATTCAACAAGCGGTGGAGTGTGGACTAAACATTGTATAGCACTATTCATGAAGCAGGTGTTGCCCAAGTTCTGCAGTCCTGCCAAACCACCCCTTTCACCTTTATAGATATCATGTTTATCATCCATATTGGTCAATGACGAACTAACAGAAGTTCCCTGATACAAACTAAAACTAGATCCAGTTGAGTGACCATTTGACATGGTGGGTCCCCCGGCAATTGACACAGATGACCTAGAAGGTTCTAATGGTACCAAAGCTAGTTCATTTCCCATTGAATCCATGCCAGAATGAGAAGAGTGATCTCCATCAGGTAATACTTCTAGAAGAATCTGTGAGCAAGAGATGAATCAGGAGCATCAAGCTTCTATAGAAGAATCAATGCCAAGAAAAAAGTTAGGTCTTTGtatcaaaacataaatttagaataatGCCATATTAATATTAAGTGTATGCTTGGTTTGGCGTAGGATCAAGTGAAACGTGGATTTGTGATTCACATCCAGGCCCAAGCTACTTTCAGTAGATTCCATTTTTCACATCCAAAACATGGATCCAAGGCTCCAAACGCCAAACCAAACACACATTAAAGATCTACATTACTCAAGGTCACTCACATCATGGTCCATCAACAAGTTAGCTTCCTCCAATGTCTGCTCTGAGACTGTCAGCGGTAAATGTTTTCTCAAATTGAAGTAATCCCAGATACAGGCCTAAAATAGTTGACaacaaacaaaaaggaaaaatacagGAGGAGAAATGTAAGATTTTataacaaatgaaataaataaaagctaaaAGCAACAGGGGGGAATAGCACCTTCTTTTGTTCTACTTGTTTGATTTTGCACACCAACTCATGAAGTTCACCTATGGTAGCCTAAAATATATTACaggaatagaaaaaaataaaaatcagaatCATGGCTCATtcacattcaatcatcaaattAAATCATGCTACAACCAAATATAGTACCAATCCAGACTAGAAGCATAATGTGTCAAGACACCAGTATAAACATGTACCTGTTCTCGTTTAATTGTATGGTTTGCACCTACAACtattaaattcacttttaaattttatgagcattcttcaacaaaaacaaaaaagcatGTGTGAAAATTCAAGTTAATGACCTTCATTCAACATACAACAATTACaggaaataaaaatcaattacttTGAAATATAGTATGGTAAtactaaaatttatagaaaatagaATAATCAGTTCTTGTAGTGATAATCAAAGACCAACATACAGagcataataataaataaataatctagCACTCTCTTACGCATTGTGATTACTGCAAACGTAACTAGAACAAAAGAGATTGTGATGAAATCAGTCTGTACCTTTTTGCTTAATTTTACAATCAGCGAGCTGTTGTCTCTCGCATCAGTAACCTTTAGACTAAGTGGGTAAACCTCAACACTGTATTGCTTACGTCCAATACCCTGAGAAATTAACTTCCTCGGTAATGCCGGTCCACCTTTGTACCTAGACAATTATGAGACAGAAATCTATTTACACATTAAACAAATC
This genomic interval from Vigna radiata var. radiata cultivar VC1973A chromosome 8, Vradiata_ver6, whole genome shotgun sequence contains the following:
- the LOC106772014 gene encoding ubiquitin carboxyl-terminal hydrolase 9, which translates into the protein MTIADDSVFPMDNVASCIQLSPQEENRIVSDLIKESELCLTEGNLYYVVSNSWFSRWQSYVGPCVGMLSINKQSSDGQHANMTHTKIANRPGPIDNSDIISKENNFDSNSLDIRRMLEEGTDYVLVPEKVWERLLEWYKGGPALPRKLISQGIGRKQYSVEVYPLSLKVTDARDNSSLIVKLSKKATIGELHELVCKIKQVEQKKACIWDYFNLRKHLPLTVSEQTLEEANLLMDHDILLEVLPDGDHSSHSGMDSMGNELALVPLEPSRSSVSIAGGPTMSNGHSTGSSFSLYQGTSVSSSLTNMDDKHDIYKGERGGLAGLQNLGNTCFMNSAIQCLVHTPPLVEYFLQDYSDEINMENPLGMHGELALAFGDLLRKLWSSGRTAIPPRAFKSKLARFAPQFSGYNQHDSQELLAFLLDGLHEDLNRVKQKPYIEMKDSDGRPDEEVASECWKNHMARNDSLIVDVCQGQYKSTLVCPVCEKISITFDPFMYLSLPLPSTVSRTMVVTVFYCDGSGLPMPYTVTVLKHGSCRDLCQALGTSCCLKNDEMLLLAEVYDHRIYRYLDPTESLNSIKDDEHIVAYRIKSGASETKLEVIHRWADNMKGGERKPFGTPLVTYLAEDPQFGANIEASVRQLLAPLRRAYSSTKSHDGKENGFVSAGSDEQPIISNTHCESQSLTIGSKEQAGTSCGESSFQLVLTTESSEPIGKASFIKPSKLIRVFLDWTERENELYDSNYLKDLPEVHKTGFTSKKTRQEAISLFSCLEAFLTEEPLGPDDMWYCPRCKEHRQATKKLDLWKLPEILVFHLKRFSYSRYLKNKLDTFVNFPIHNLDLTKYVKSKDGQSYVYDLYAISNHYGGLGGGHYTAYCKLIEDNKWCHFDDSHVTTVTEAEIKSSAAYVLFYQRVRTKGQMDGETSQVHTV